In Pseudomonas grandcourensis, the DNA window CTTCTTCGCGTCTTCGACGATCTTTTTCTTGGCTTCTTCAGCGGCCGCTTTCTTGGCCTCTTCTTCCGCGGCTTTCTTGGCTTCTTCTTCAGCTTTCTTCTTGGCTATATCAGCCAATTGTTTCTCTTCTGCCTTCTTGGCTTCCGCGGTTTTCTTCGCATCGTCGGCTTTCTTGGCTTCATCAGCCTTTTTCGCCTCGTCCGCTTTCTTCGCCTCGTCGGCCTTCTTGGCTTCTTCGGCCTTTTGAGCCGCCTCTTCTTTCTTTTGTTCCGCAGCCTTCACCGCTTCCTGCTCGACCTTTTTCTGTTCCATCTGCTCGACTTCGGTTTGACGCGCAGCGGATTTCTGCGCCTCACCGGCAATCTTCTGATTGGTCTGGGTGGTCGCCCGACTTTTCGATTTCAGCTGGTACAAGGTCGCCTGGACAATCGGCTTGGCCGGCGGCAGTTCCGGGGTAAAGGCAAAACTGACGAACAGCATGCCGAACACCAGCACGTGCAAGCCAATCGCCCAGACACTAGGCCAGAAGTAGCTTTCCGAGGCGGACGGCTCTCGCTGTTGCTGCATCAGGGCGCCTCGGTAATCAAGCCAACATTACCGACCCCGGCTTTCTGCAACCCGCCCATGGCCCCCATGACGGAGCCGTAATCGACACTCTTGTCGCCGCGGATGAAGACCTGGGTACGCTTGCCGCCTTCGTTGCCGACGCGAATGATCTTGGTCACCGCGTCAGTCATCTGCGGCAGGGTCATGGCCCGATCCTGCTGCTTTTCGGTGTCGACTTCGCTGCCAAGGTTCCAGTAGTAGGTCTTGTCGGATTTGATGGAAATGGTCAGGACCTGGGTGTTGTTGTCCTGCGGCAAGGCTTCGCTGGAAACCTTGGGCAGATCAACTTTCACGCCCTGATTGAGCATCGGCGCGGTCACCATGAAAATGACCAGCAGCACCAACATCACGTCGATGTAAGGCACCACGTTCATCTCGGCGACCGGCTTGCGCTTTTTGCGAGCTCGAGCGATTAAAGCCATTGGAAATTACCTGCTTATTCTTCGCTGGTGTGCACTTTGCGGTGCAGGATCGCCTGGAACTCGTCGGCGAAGGTGTAGTAGCGGCCCAGCAGGGTTTCGCTGCGAGCAGCAAAACGGTTGTAAGCGATAACGGCTGGAATGGCGGCGAACAGACCGATCGCGGTGGCGATCAGTGCTTCGGCGATACCCGGGGCCACAGTGGCCAGGGTCGCTTGCTGGGCGGTCGCCAGACCACGGAAGGAGTTCATGATCCCCCAGACCGTACCGAACAGACCGATGTACGGGCTGACGGAACCAACGGTGGCCAGGAAGGGCAGGCTCTGCTCGAGCTTTTCTTCTTCGCGGGAAATGGCGACGCGCATGGCACGGGCCACGCCTTCCATGACCGCTTCCGGGTCAACGCCTGGTTGCTGGCGCAGACGGGAGAATTCCTTGAATCCGGCACGGAAGATTTGCTCGACGCCCGAATCAGGGTCCGGATTGCTGCCGGCCTGACGGTAGAGTTTGGACAGGTCGATACCCGACCAGAAGCGCTCTTCGAAGCTCTCCAGGGCACGTCGACCGGCGCGCAGCAGGTTGCTGCGCTGAAAGATCATGATCCACGAGGTCACCGATGCGGCTACCAGGATCAGCATTACCAGTTGCACCACGATACTGGCATTGCTGACCAGGCTCCACATGGAGGAATGGTCGACGACGTTAGCTTCCACGCTTTATCTCCTGCTTTGAGTGTGTACCCGCGCCGCTCACGTCGGCAAAGGCCGCTCGTAGAGCTTCGGGAATGGCCCGGGGTTTCAAACTTTCAGTGCGCACACAGGCCACCAGAAACTGCCCTTCGCAGAGCAGCACATTATCCGTCGCCCGCCTGACCTGCTGTTTAAAGCGCAGGCTGGCACGGTTCAATTCGATTACTTCAGCGCTTACCAGCAGTTCGTCATCCAGTCGCGCCGGCGCGTGGTAGCGCGCTTCGCTGGAATGCACGACGAACAACAGGTCCTCCCCGGCAAGCTGCGACTGGGCAAAGCCCAGATCTCGTAGCCGCTCGGTTCGAGCCCGTTCCATAAACTTGAGGTAATTAACGTAATACACGATGCCGCCCGCATCGGTGTCCTCGTAATAAACGCGACAACGATGTGCGAAAGGCTCAAGCCCGTTTTGCGCGCGCATACTCTAGTGCTTACTCCTCAGGTTGCCAATCCGGCATGGCAACTGTTTTTCATTGTTCTGCGGCTTTCACGTGAAAGTACGGTCCTGGGACCCTACATTGCCCGAAAAAATCAGCACGCAATGTTAATTAATCGTCAGCGGCATCGAGAAACTCGTCTACCACGGGCATTTCGCCCAATCGTGACGGAATGTTTAAACCGAAATGCAGGTAGGCATGCCGCGTCACCACCCGCCCCCGAGGCGTGCGCATGATGTAACCCTGCTGGATCAGGTAAGGCTCCAGCACGTCTTCAATGGTGTGACGTTCTTCGCTGATGGCCGCAGCCAGGCTGTCGACCCCGACTGGCCCACCGTCGAATTTCTCGATCATGGTCAGCAACAGACGCCGGTCCTGGTGATCGAAGCCACGCTCGTCGACATCCAGCAGGTTCAGCGCCAGGTCGGCAATCGGCTTGGTGATATGCCCATTGGCGCGAACTTCGGCGAAATCACGCACCCGGCGCAGCAGCCTGTTGGCGATCCGCGGCGTGCCACGGGCACGGCGGGCGATTTCGAAGGCGCCTTCCGGGTCCAGCGGCAAACCGAGGATGCTCGCCGAACGACTGACAATCGTCGACAGGTCGGCGGTATTGTAGAACTCAAGACGCTGAACGATGCCGAAACGGTCACGCAACGGATTAGTGAGCATCCCCGCCCGTGTCGTTGCGCCCACCAGGGTGAACGGCGGCAGATCCAGCTTGATCGAACGCGCGGCCGGGCCTTCGCCGATCATGATGTCGAGCTGGAAATCCTCCATGGCCGGGTACAGCACTTCTTCAACGATGGGCGACAGGCGATGGATTTCGTCGATGAACAGCACATCGTGAGGCTCAAGGTTGGTCAACAGCGCCGCCAGGTCACCGGGGCGCTCCAGCACCGGCCCCGAGGTGCTCTTGATCGATACGCCCATTTCCTGGGCGATGATGTTGGCGAGGGTGGTCTTGCCCAGGCCGGGCGGCCCGAAGATCAGTGTGTGATCCAGGGATTCTTTACGACCGCGAGCGGCCTGGATGAACAACTCCATCTGCTCGCGAACGGTCGGCTGGCCAATGTATTCGGCCAGGCTGACCGGTCGAATGGCACGGTCCTGGACTTCTTCGCGCTCACGCGGGCTGTGCGTGGCAGCGATCAGACGATCAGCTTCAATCACTTAGATCATTCCCTTCAAGGCGCGGCGGATCATGTCTTCACTGCTCAAATCTTTCTCCTTGATCGCAGACACCGCCTTGCTCGCTTCCTGTGGCTTGTAGCCCAGGGAAATCAAGGCGCTGACCGCGTCAGTCTCGGCAGTGTTCACCGGGGCCGGTCCATCCGGCTGGTTCGGCACCAGGGCGAACATGGCCGGTACGGTTTCCCAGGCCTTGAAGCGATCCTTGAGCTCCACCAGCAAGCGCTCGGCGGTTTTCTTGCCGACGCCAGGGACCTTGGTCAGCGCCGAAGTGTCCTGTGACTGTACGCAACGAACCAGTTCGTCGACTTCCAGGCTCGACATCAAGGCCAGGGCCAGTTTCGGCCCGACGCCGTTGAGGCGGATCAATTCGCGAAAAAAATCGCGCTCACGCTTGCCGACAAAACCATAGAGTAACTGTGCGTCTTCGCGCACGACCAAATGGGTATGCAAGGTTAGCGGCTCACCGACCGACGGCAAGCGGTAAAGGGTCGTCATGGGCACTTCAAGTTCATAGCCCAGGCCATTTACATCCAGAATCAGATGGGGAGGCTGCTTCTCAGCCAGGGTGCCGCGCAAACGTCCAATCACGTTACAAATCCTTGAGCGTTGGCCAGCTCTTGGCCAGCGACTGATAGAGCGAGGAAATGCCGCCGACAACACAGGCGGAACACACTCACTCCATGAAAATGATTGCTGATGCTATCAGAGACGCAGGCGCCCGCCACGACTGCGTGCAGCTCCCAGCCCATGGGGCAGCAGGCTGGAACGGGTGTGAGCGTGGCAGATGGCAATGGCCAGGGCGTCCGAGGCATCGATCTGCGGCTTGCTGGTGAGCTTGAGCATGTGCATGACCATCATTTGCACCTGTTCCTTGTTGGCCGCACCGGTGCCGACGACCGCCTGCTTGACCTGGGTTGCGGTGTATTCGGCAATTTCCAGGCTTTCCTCGGCACCCGCCACGATCGCGGCGCCACGGGCCTGCCCCAGTTTCAGGGCGGAATCGGCGTTACGGGCCATGAACACCTTTTCGATGCCCATGGTCACCGGGTGGTAAGTCTGAATGATCTCCCGCACCCCTCGGTAGACAATCTGCAGGCGCTCGTGCAGCTCGCCGGCACCGGTGCGGATACAACCGGAGGCGACGTACTCGCAGCCACGGCCGGTATCACGAACCACACCGTAACCGGTGATGCGCGAACCGGGGTCGATACCAAGAATTAAAGTCATAACGCCTGCAAAGAGAGATCGCCGTTAGCCGAGGATAACCGGGTAGGAGCTGCCGAAGGCTGCGATCATTCAAATAAACCGCTGAAAATCAAAAGATCGCAGCCTTCGGCAGCTCCTACAGAGTGAGCACCAACCGAAACCTGCGATCTTTTAAGAGACCATCAACCGAGCTGTGCGGCCACCGACTCCGGAATCTCCGCGTTGGAGTAGACGTTTTGCACGTCATCCAGGTCTTCAAGCATGTCGATCAACTTGAGGACTTTCTCGGCGCCTTCCAGATCGAGCTCGGCGCTGGTGGTCGGCAACATGACGATTTCCGCGTCGTCACCTTTGAAACCCGCCGCTTCCAGTGCGTTACGCACGGAATAGAACCCGGCAAACGAGGTGAACACGTCGATCGAACCGTCTTCGTTGGTCACTACGTCATCGGCGTCGGCTTCCATGGCTGCCTCCATCAGTGCGTCTTCGTCAACGCCGGCAGCGAAGGAGATCTGCCCCTTGCGCTCGAACAGATAAGCCACCGAACCGTCAGTCCCCAGATTACCGCCGCATTTGCTGAACGCGTGACGAACAGCGGCTGCGGTGCGATTACGGTTGTCGGTCATGCATTCGACCATCACCGCCACGCCGCCCGGACCGTAACCTTCGTAGGTCAGCTCGACCACGTCGTCGGTGTCGGCAGCGCCGGTACCGCGAGCGACGGCACGATCGATGATGTCGCGGCTCATGTTCGCACCCAGGGCCTTGTCCAGGGCCAGGCGCAGACGCGGATTGGAGCCTGGATCGCCACCACCCTGACGGGCAGCGACGGTCAGTTCACGAATCCACTTGGTGAAGATCTTGCCCCTCTTGGCATCCTGACGTTCTTTGCGGTGCTTGATGTTCGCCCACTTGGAATGACCTGCCATAACTCGCTCCGAATTCTCTTTGAAACATTGCCCGCCGCGCTGTATTGCGCCGGCCGGCAAACAAAAATCTTGAACAGCTCTATCTATAAAGAAAGGGCGCATCCACAGATGCGCCCTTCAGGTCAGCCTTACTCGGCCTTAGGCGTTTCGCGCAGACGAATGTGCAGTTCGCGCAATGCCTTGGCATCCACCTGGCCCGGAGCCTGAGTCATGACATCTGCCGCGCTCTGGGTTTTCGGGAAGGCGATCACTTCACGGATCGACTGGGCGCCAGTCATCAGCATCACCAGACGGTCCAGACCGAAGGCCAAGCCACCGTGCGGCGGTGCACCGTATTTCAGGGCGTCGAGCAGGAAGCCGAATTTCTCTTCCTGTTCCGCTTCGTTGATGCCCAACAGACGGAATACCGACTGTTGCATCTCTTTGCGGTGGATACGGATCGAACCGCCACCCAGTTCGGTACCGTTCAACACCATGTCGTAGGCGCGGGACAGAGCGCCAGCCGGGTTGGCTTCCAGCTCTTGCGGGGTGCACTTCGGTGCGGTGAACGGGTGGTGCAAGGCGGTGAAGCTGCCGTCGTCGTTCTCTTCGAACATCGGGAAGTCGACGACCCACATTGGCGCCCACTTGCAGGTCAGCATGTCCAGGTCGTGACCCAGCTTGATCCGCAGCGCGCCCAGGGCTTCGCTGACGATCTTGGCCTTGTCGGCACCGAAGAACACGATGTCGCCGTCGACCGCACCGACGCGATCGAGGATCACGTTGAGGTTGGCTTCAGGGATGTTCTTCACGATCGGCGATTGCAGACCGTCAACGCCATTCGCGCGCTCGTTGACCTTGATGTACGCCAGGCCCTTGGCACCGTAGATACCGACAAACTTGGTGTAGTCGTCGATCTGCTTGCGCGGCATGCTCGCCCCGCCTGGGACGCGCAAAGCGGCGATACGGCATTTCGGGTCGTTGGCCGGGCCGCTGAACACCTTGAAGTCGACTTCCTTGAGCTGGTCGGCCACGTCAACCAGTTCCAGCGGGTTACGCAGGTCTGGCTTGTCGGAACCGTAGCGGCGCATGGCTTCTTCGAAGGTCATGTGCGGGAAATCGCCGAATTCCAGATCCAGCACTTCCTTGAACAGGTTGCGGATCATTTGCTCGGTCAGGCCCATGATCTCTTTTTCATCGAGGAAGCTGGTCTCGATGTCGATCTGGGTGAATTCCGGCTGACGGTCGGCCCGCAGGTCTTCGTCACGGAAGCACTTGGCGATCTGGTAGTAACGGTCGAAGCCGGCCACCATCAGCAGTTGCTTGAACAGCTGCGGCGATTGCGGCAAGGCGAAGAACGAACCGGCGTGAGTACGGCTCGGCACCAGGTAGTCGCGCGCGCCTTCCGGAGTAGCACGGGTCAGGATCGGCGTCTCGACGTCGAGGAAGCCGTTCTCGTCCAGGAAGCGGCGGATGCTGGTGGTCATGCGCGAACGCAGACGCAGCTTCTCGGCCATTTCCGGGCGACGCAGGTCGAGGAAGCGATAGCGCAGGCGGGTTTCTTCGCCGACGTCGGAGAACTCGTTCAGCGGGAACGGCGGGGTTTCCGATTCGTTCAGCACTTCCAGTTCGTAGCCCAGGACTTCAATCATGCCCGACGCCATGTTGGCGTTGGTCGCACCGGCCGGACGCAGGCGAACCTTGCCGGTGATCTTCACGACGTACTCGCTGCGCACGCGATCGGCAGCGGCGAAGGTTTCAGCGCGGTCCGGATCGAACACGACCTGGGCCAGACCATCACGATCACGGATATCGAGGAAAATCACCCCACCGTGGTCACGGCGACGGTGGACCCATCCGCAAAGGGTAATTTCCTGGCCGTCCAGGCTTTCGTTCAGTTGGCCGCAATAATGGCTGCGCATCATGGTCGTGGTTTCACTTCTCGTAATTCGAAATTCGGTTGGAGGCCTTGGGCACATCCCTGCGGGATGATGCAAGAACCCACGCGTGTCGTTCAACTCAGGTCACAACTCAGGGGCCGGGCCTTAGTCAGCTTTGTCGCCGCCGGCCAGGTTCTTCTTGGAACCGGTCTTGAAATCGGTTTCGTACCAACCCGTGCCGCTGAGGCGGAAGCCCGGCATGGACAGCAACTTTTTAAGCTCTGGCGCCTGACAGGCAGGGCAGTCGACCAGCGGTGCATCGCTGATCTTTTGAATGGCTTCCAACTGATGACCACAGGAAGCACATTGATAATCGTACATCGGCATGGAGGTTGTCTCGGCGATCAGATTGCTACCGCACACGCAGGGTTTTGCGGCAAAGAGCGGGATTATATCCATTAAATGCGGCGTGTGCAGCCGTAAGACTGCACACGCCGACACTCTGCCGTTTTCGCTGTCCAGACTAGGCCGTGGCGATGCAACCTCCTTCCTTGAGACTGTGCACGACGCAGACAACCCGCACCAATCCACTGAAGTTCCTTACCCCGCCGTGACGCAAGTGAACTTCGCGATCCACATGAGACAACAGGTTACTGACCGAGCAACCATTGAGCCGGGCCATCTCTCCCAAAATATCCCAGTAAACCTGCTCAAGCCGCAAACAGGTGGCGAAGCCATTCAATCGTACGGAACGGGACAAGGGCTGGGCCAGCCCCATATCGAACTCGCGAACAAACGGATCAACCCTTACATCCTTGTGCGAACCGTATCGCCCCTCTTCTTGCCTTTCATAAACCATAACGCTGACACTCCTTTGCCATCCTGGTTTCGTTAAGAGCAACTGTCTGTCGCCTTATAAGAACGCAGGTGCAAAGGTATTTTCCAGCCGACTTTATGACCCTCGACGTAGGATAAGCCAACAACTTTTGGCAGACCCCGGAGAACGTCCTACTCCGGACATTTTCCCACGCAGCGAAGCGATGCCCCCTTCAGAAGCACCGTATGGAATGGTGTAGGAAAGAAGAGCGCGGAGCATCCACGCCGTTTTTTCATACCTCTGCATACGCAGGGTCAACAAGTCGGCCGCAGTCAGGTACCGCAACCCCGTAACTTGGGGGCAACCTGCGGCAATTTGCCCCCAAAAAGAGCCGCCGGACGCCCTGATTTGAGTAGCCTGCGGCTTTGCTGTTAAATAGACAGCGTGTCGTCAATGCCTATTTTTCCGGGCATGGCGCATAGGCTGATACCGGGTACGTGTCCAACGCCTCTTTATTATCTTGAAGCGAACCGTGCGCCATCAGCTCTTCCTTGTGAGCTGTCTTAACGTGAGTTAATCAAAATGTTGAAAATCGTCCATCTGTTGATAGGCGCAGCGGCCTTGCTGCTGTCCTTCATCCCTAGCCTGCAATCCGAAGCCTTACCTTACCTGCAACAACCTGACGCACTGTACCTGGCCTTTTTCGGCCTGCTCAACCTGACACTTGCACCTGTCATCCCTTACTGGAACAAAGGCCCGCGCCACCAACTGCAAAACCTGGTCAGCGCCCTGCTGGTTCTGAGCGTGGTCCTGCAAACCCTGACGCTGATCGCACCGATGCCCGTCATCGCAGGTCAACCCGCGGTACTGTTCAGCCTGATCGCAGCCCTGATCGCCGTTGCTCTGCACCTGGGCATCAGCTTCTACAAGTCGTCACCAGCCGCCGCCTCGCCAA includes these proteins:
- the tolA gene encoding cell envelope integrity protein TolA, whose translation is MQQQREPSASESYFWPSVWAIGLHVLVFGMLFVSFAFTPELPPAKPIVQATLYQLKSKSRATTQTNQKIAGEAQKSAARQTEVEQMEQKKVEQEAVKAAEQKKEEAAQKAEEAKKADEAKKADEAKKADEAKKADDAKKTAEAKKAEEKQLADIAKKKAEEEAKKAAEEEAKKAAAEEAKKKIVEDAKKKAAEDAKKKAEAEEAKKKVAEDAKKKATADAAKKKSQDAARKSAEDKKAQALADLLSDTPQRQQALADEQGDEVAGSFDDLIRARAAEGWARPPSARKGMTVVLQIGMLPDGTVTSVSVSKSSGDGPFDASAVAAVKNIGRLTEMQGMKPSDFAPYRSFKMTFTPEDLAL
- the tolR gene encoding protein TolR encodes the protein MARARKKRKPVAEMNVVPYIDVMLVLLVIFMVTAPMLNQGVKVDLPKVSSEALPQDNNTQVLTISIKSDKTYYWNLGSEVDTEKQQDRAMTLPQMTDAVTKIIRVGNEGGKRTQVFIRGDKSVDYGSVMGAMGGLQKAGVGNVGLITEAP
- the tolQ gene encoding protein TolQ, whose translation is MEANVVDHSSMWSLVSNASIVVQLVMLILVAASVTSWIMIFQRSNLLRAGRRALESFEERFWSGIDLSKLYRQAGSNPDPDSGVEQIFRAGFKEFSRLRQQPGVDPEAVMEGVARAMRVAISREEEKLEQSLPFLATVGSVSPYIGLFGTVWGIMNSFRGLATAQQATLATVAPGIAEALIATAIGLFAAIPAVIAYNRFAARSETLLGRYYTFADEFQAILHRKVHTSEE
- the ybgC gene encoding tol-pal system-associated acyl-CoA thioesterase; translated protein: MRAQNGLEPFAHRCRVYYEDTDAGGIVYYVNYLKFMERARTERLRDLGFAQSQLAGEDLLFVVHSSEARYHAPARLDDELLVSAEVIELNRASLRFKQQVRRATDNVLLCEGQFLVACVRTESLKPRAIPEALRAAFADVSGAGTHSKQEIKRGS
- the ruvB gene encoding Holliday junction branch migration DNA helicase RuvB; this encodes MIEADRLIAATHSPREREEVQDRAIRPVSLAEYIGQPTVREQMELFIQAARGRKESLDHTLIFGPPGLGKTTLANIIAQEMGVSIKSTSGPVLERPGDLAALLTNLEPHDVLFIDEIHRLSPIVEEVLYPAMEDFQLDIMIGEGPAARSIKLDLPPFTLVGATTRAGMLTNPLRDRFGIVQRLEFYNTADLSTIVSRSASILGLPLDPEGAFEIARRARGTPRIANRLLRRVRDFAEVRANGHITKPIADLALNLLDVDERGFDHQDRRLLLTMIEKFDGGPVGVDSLAAAISEERHTIEDVLEPYLIQQGYIMRTPRGRVVTRHAYLHFGLNIPSRLGEMPVVDEFLDAADD
- the ruvA gene encoding Holliday junction branch migration protein RuvA, which produces MIGRLRGTLAEKQPPHLILDVNGLGYELEVPMTTLYRLPSVGEPLTLHTHLVVREDAQLLYGFVGKRERDFFRELIRLNGVGPKLALALMSSLEVDELVRCVQSQDTSALTKVPGVGKKTAERLLVELKDRFKAWETVPAMFALVPNQPDGPAPVNTAETDAVSALISLGYKPQEASKAVSAIKEKDLSSEDMIRRALKGMI
- the ruvC gene encoding crossover junction endodeoxyribonuclease RuvC, producing MTLILGIDPGSRITGYGVVRDTGRGCEYVASGCIRTGAGELHERLQIVYRGVREIIQTYHPVTMGIEKVFMARNADSALKLGQARGAAIVAGAEESLEIAEYTATQVKQAVVGTGAANKEQVQMMVMHMLKLTSKPQIDASDALAIAICHAHTRSSLLPHGLGAARSRGGRLRL
- a CDS encoding YebC/PmpR family DNA-binding transcriptional regulator yields the protein MAGHSKWANIKHRKERQDAKRGKIFTKWIRELTVAARQGGGDPGSNPRLRLALDKALGANMSRDIIDRAVARGTGAADTDDVVELTYEGYGPGGVAVMVECMTDNRNRTAAAVRHAFSKCGGNLGTDGSVAYLFERKGQISFAAGVDEDALMEAAMEADADDVVTNEDGSIDVFTSFAGFYSVRNALEAAGFKGDDAEIVMLPTTSAELDLEGAEKVLKLIDMLEDLDDVQNVYSNAEIPESVAAQLG
- the aspS gene encoding aspartate--tRNA ligase, coding for MMRSHYCGQLNESLDGQEITLCGWVHRRRDHGGVIFLDIRDRDGLAQVVFDPDRAETFAAADRVRSEYVVKITGKVRLRPAGATNANMASGMIEVLGYELEVLNESETPPFPLNEFSDVGEETRLRYRFLDLRRPEMAEKLRLRSRMTTSIRRFLDENGFLDVETPILTRATPEGARDYLVPSRTHAGSFFALPQSPQLFKQLLMVAGFDRYYQIAKCFRDEDLRADRQPEFTQIDIETSFLDEKEIMGLTEQMIRNLFKEVLDLEFGDFPHMTFEEAMRRYGSDKPDLRNPLELVDVADQLKEVDFKVFSGPANDPKCRIAALRVPGGASMPRKQIDDYTKFVGIYGAKGLAYIKVNERANGVDGLQSPIVKNIPEANLNVILDRVGAVDGDIVFFGADKAKIVSEALGALRIKLGHDLDMLTCKWAPMWVVDFPMFEENDDGSFTALHHPFTAPKCTPQELEANPAGALSRAYDMVLNGTELGGGSIRIHRKEMQQSVFRLLGINEAEQEEKFGFLLDALKYGAPPHGGLAFGLDRLVMLMTGAQSIREVIAFPKTQSAADVMTQAPGQVDAKALRELHIRLRETPKAE
- a CDS encoding FmdB family zinc ribbon protein, with protein sequence MPMYDYQCASCGHQLEAIQKISDAPLVDCPACQAPELKKLLSMPGFRLSGTGWYETDFKTGSKKNLAGGDKAD
- a CDS encoding ribbon-helix-helix domain-containing protein, with translation MVYERQEEGRYGSHKDVRVDPFVREFDMGLAQPLSRSVRLNGFATCLRLEQVYWDILGEMARLNGCSVSNLLSHVDREVHLRHGGVRNFSGLVRVVCVVHSLKEGGCIATA
- a CDS encoding cold-shock protein; this translates as MLKIVHLLIGAAALLLSFIPSLQSEALPYLQQPDALYLAFFGLLNLTLAPVIPYWNKGPRHQLQNLVSALLVLSVVLQTLTLIAPMPVIAGQPAVLFSLIAALIAVALHLGISFYKSSPAAASPSYDMSNRDTGTVKWFNTSKGFGFISRDSGDDIFVHFRAIRGEGHRVLVEGQRVEFSVMNRDKGLQAEDVIAALPRR